Proteins encoded in a region of the Enoplosus armatus isolate fEnoArm2 chromosome 16, fEnoArm2.hap1, whole genome shotgun sequence genome:
- the LOC139298854 gene encoding zymogen granule membrane protein 16-like — protein MHIRPVSFDHSRNNTSDKMLYVIVFALLAASALVESQTQYYSFSPPVGSASGRSYTITGEGRITAVRVWEAYNSNIRGFQFRYGVIWSPVAGFKYNEAKEIELFEGEAIVQISGKYAHYLQSVVFTTNRGRSLHVGQPYGHSFNMYTTNTQTELRFISGRVHGAITSIGAHWAIVNSAANSTAEH, from the exons ATGCACATTCGACCT GTATCTTTTGATCACAGCCGAAACAACACATCAGACAA GATGCTTTACGTTATCGTCTTTGCTCTTCTTGCAGCCTCTGCTTTAGTTGAGT CTCAGACACAGTACTACTCCTTCTCCCCACCAGTGGGATCAGCAAGTGGCAGGTCGTACACTATCACTGGGGAGGGAAGGATCACAGCTGTACGAGTGTGGGAGGCCTACAATAGCAATATCCGAGG CTTCCAGTTCCGCTATGGCGTCATCTGGTCCCCCGTTGCTGGTTTCAAATACAACGAGGCCAAGGAGATTGAGTTGTTTGAGGGGGAAGCCATCGTCCAGATTTCTGGGAAGTATGCCCACTACCTGCAGTCAGTGGTGTTCACCACCAACAGGGGCCGCTCCCTGCATGTGGGTCAGCCTTATGGACACTCCTTCAACATGTATACCACCAACACCCAGACCGAGCTGCGCTTCATCAGCGGCCGGGTCCACGGGGCCATCACCTCCATCGGGGCTCACTGGGCTATCGTTAATTCAGCTGCAAACAGCACTGCTGAGCACTGA
- the abrab gene encoding actin binding Rho activating protein b, translating to MSDKQTGQASQRKPSTNKNIKKLRTISMVCSLTRGWQQWVTENETKQASEPSGWAPSSQEGPTEQPKKTWVPKKPSPAHTMPTEACQNHVISSGEVQKTLTPHKENQDASETEEVKTSAEPAVASCIKVKQVVKTVISGVQEKGAGIGLLTEKIKKESLPSGDEIDRLLKKRSSPTRRRKCSNMVSSLTKSWKQVEKEQKLGKAGGGPGQGHTCGDDKDDSGHPEAEKERLGIEDAQTQRESSLNEAEQKDSERDSESAMKIKRPSIPTYQKEAGDANKINALSKKCNAVGNLKSRWQNWASEHTVNQKLNPFSEYFDYDYSMSLRLQKGQDGYGRPKEGTQTAERAKRAEQHIHREIDDMCYVIRTMADPDPDGKTRVTFGQLFDRYVRISDKVVGILMRARKHGKVAFEGEMLWQGQDDGVIITLLV from the exons ATGTCTGATAAACAGACCGGCCAAGCTTCCCAAAGGAAACCATCCACCAACAAGAATATCAAGAAGCTCCGCACTATTAGCATGGTGTGCAGCCTGACAAGGGGCTGGCAGCAGTGGGTGACAGAGAACGAGACGAAGCAGGCCAGTGAACCCAGTGGCTGGGCTCCATCTTCACAGGAAGGACCAACAGAGCAACCCAAAAAGACATGGGTCCCAAAGAAGCCTTCTCCCGCTCACACCATGCCAACAGAAGCCTGTCAAAATCATGTAATCAGCTCTGGGGAGGTTCAAAAGACCTTAACTCCTCACAAGGAGAACCAAGATGCATCCGAGACTGAGGAGGTTAAGACCTCAGCTGAGCCAGCGGTTGCATCTTGCATCAAGGTAAAGCAAGTGGTGAAGACGGTGATCAGCGGGGTTCAGGAAAAAGGTGCTGGCATTGGGCTCCTGACTGAGAAGATCAAGAAAGAGTCTCTGCCATCAGGTGATGAGATTGACAGGCTTCTGAAGAAGAGAAGCTCACCTACACGCCGTAGAAAATGCTCAAACATGGTATCATCTCTGACTAAAAGCTGGAAGCAGGTGGAGAAAGAGCAGAAGCTTGGAAAAGCGGGAGGAGGACCAGGACAGGGACACACCTGTGGTGATGACAAAGACGACAGTGGACACCctgaggcagagaaggagagactggGAATAGAGGATGCTCAAACACAAAGGGAAAGCTCTTTGAATGAAGCAGAGCAAAAAGACTCTGAAAGAGACTCTGAGTCAGCTATGAAGATTAAAAGACCCTCAATCCCAAC GTACCAGAAGGAAGCTGGAGATGCCAACAAGATCAATGCTCTCTCCAAGAAATGCAACGCTGTGGGAAACCTCAAGAGCCGCTGGCAGAACTGGGCCTCAGAGCACACCGTGAACCAGAAACTGAACCCCTTCAGTGAATATTTTGACTATGATTACTCCATGTCGCTCCGCCTCCAAAAGGGCCAAGATGGTTACGGACGCCCCAAGGAGGGTACCCAAACAGCGGAGAGAGCTAAACGCGCCGAGCAACACATCCACCGTGAGATAGACGACATGTGTTATGTGATCAGGACTATGGCTGATCCGGACCCAGACGGAAAGACCCGCGTCACGTTCGGACAGCTGTTTGACAGATATGTTAGGATCTCTGATAAGGTGGTGGGGATTTTGATGAGAGCCAGAAAACATGGGAAGGTGGCGTTTGAAGGGGAGATGCTGTGGCAGGGCCAGGATGATGGAGTGATCATTACTCTGCTGGTGTGA
- the LOC139299398 gene encoding zymogen granule membrane protein 16-like, protein MHSIFLLALLAACALAEVQPQHYSFSPSVGSGSGSSYSITGEGRITAIRVWEAYNNFIYGFQIRYGFVWSPIVGSKSGEAKEMELFDGEAFVQISGKYAHYVQSVVFTTNRGRSLLAGQPTGHSFNMYPAHMQAELRFISGRVHGAITSIGAHWGVVDSSDSTSEH, encoded by the exons ATGCATTCCATTTTCCTTCTCGCTCTGCTCGCAGCCTGTGCCTTGGCTGAGG TTCAGCCTCAGCACTACTCCTTCTCCCCGTCAGTGGGGTCAGGAAGTGGCAGCTCTTACAGTATCACTGGAGAAGGCAGAATCACAGCTATCCGCGTGTGGGAGGCCTACAACAACTTCATCTACGG CTTCCAGATACGCTATGGCTTTGTATGGTCCCCCATTGTTGGTTCCAAATCCGGTGAAGCGAAGGAGATGGAATTGTTTGACGGTGAAGCCTTCGTCCAGATTTCTGGGAAGTATGCCCACTACGTGCAGTCAGTGGTGTTCACCACCAACAGGGGCCGCTCGCTGCTTGCAGGCCAGCCAACAGGCCACTCCTTCAATATGTACCCCGCCCACATGCAGGCCGAGCTGCGCTTCATCAGCGGCCGGGTCCACGGAGCCATCACCTCCATCGGGGCTCACTGGGGTGTCGTTGATTCGTCTGACAGCACCTCTGAGCACTGa